One Ornithorhynchus anatinus isolate Pmale09 chromosome 2, mOrnAna1.pri.v4, whole genome shotgun sequence DNA segment encodes these proteins:
- the ALKBH5 gene encoding LOW QUALITY PROTEIN: RNA demethylase ALKBH5 (The sequence of the model RefSeq protein was modified relative to this genomic sequence to represent the inferred CDS: inserted 2 bases in 1 codon): MAAAAAGYTDLRQKLKSMTSRDNAKAGAAAVVAAAPAAAPAAAAAAAAAXPPPVPPVPPPPPPAAQPPAPPPAQPQKEEEARRVKSGIRQLRLFGPDECAKIEARIDEVVSRAEKGLYNEHTVDRAPLRNKYFFGEGYTYGAQLQKRGPGQERLYPPGDVDEIPPWVHQLVIQKLVEHRVIPEGFVNSAVINDYQPGGCIVSHVDPIHIFERPIVSVSFFSDSALCFGCKFQFKPIRVSEPVLFLPVRRGSVTVLSGYAADEITHCIRPQDIRERRAVIILRKTRLDAPRLETKSLSSSALPPGYPSDRLSGSNRDQILKPKRSHRKADPDAAHRPRILEMDKEENRRSVLLPKHRRRSSFSSENYWRKSSEHAEGPAGAEGDSSPARKVKMRRH; encoded by the exons atggccgccgccgccgccggctacACGGACCTGCGGCAGAAGCTCAAGTCGATGACTTCGCGGGACAACGCCAAGGCGG GAGCCGccgccgtcgtcgccgccgcccctGCAGCCGCCCCtgccgccgcagcagcagcagcagcagc accgccGCCGGTCCCGccggtcccgccgccgccccccccggcggcccagcccccggctccgcccccggcgcagccccagaaggaggaggaggcccgcaGGGTGAAGAGCGGCATCCGGCAGCTCCGCCTCTTCGGCCCGGACGAGTGCGCCAAGATCGAGGCCCGCATCGACGAGGTGGTGTCCCGGGCCGAGAAGGGGCTCTACAACGAGCACACGGTGGACCGGGCGCCGCTGCGCAACAAGTACTTCTTCGGGGAGGGCTACACCTACGGGGCCCAGCTGCAGAAGCGCGGCCCCGGCCAGGAGCGCCTCTACCCGCCCGGGGACGTGGACGAGATCCCCCCGTGGGTGCACCAGCTGGTCATCCAGAAGCTGGTGGAGCACCGGGTCATCCCCGAGGGCTTCGTCAACAGCGCCGTCATCAACGACTACCAGCCCGGCGGCTGCATCGTCTCGCACGTCGACCCCATCCACATCTTCGAGCGGCCCATCGTGTCCGTGTCCTTCTTCAGCGACTCGGCCCTCTGCTTCGGCTGCAAGTTCCAGTTCAAGCCCATCAGGGTGTCGGAGCCGGTGCTCTTCCTGCCCGTGCGGAGGGGCAGCGTCACCGTGCTCAG tggaTATGCAGCCGATGAAATTACCCACTGCATACGGCCACAGGACATCAGGGAGCGGCGAGCTGTCATCATCCTTCGAAA gacAAGACTCGATGCTCCTCGATTGGAAACCAAATCCTTGAGTAGCTCTGCATTACCACCCGGTTACCCTTCCGATCGTCTGTCAGGAAGCAACAGGGACCAGATCCTGAAACCAAAGCGGTCCCATCGGAAAGCGGATCCCGATGCCGCTCACAG GCCGCGGATTTTAGAAATGGATAAAGAAGAGAACCGGCGCTCCGTCCTCTTACCGAAGCACAGGAGACGGAGCAGCTTCAGCTCAGAGAACTATTGGCGGAAGTCTTCCGAGCACGCCGAGGGCCCCGCCGGCGCTGAGGGGGACAGCAGCCCGGCCCGCAAAGTCAAGATGAGGCGACACTGA